One window of the Halobacillus litoralis genome contains the following:
- a CDS encoding metal-dependent hydrolase, producing MDTGTHVVMGVALGGIATLDPAVNSDPALFNAVLIGTLIGSQAPDSDTVLKLKNNAVYIRHHRGITHSIPAVLLWGISIPSLIYLFTPGVDFLHLWLWTFLAVILHVFVDIFNAYGTQAYRPISNRWVAYGFINTFDPYIFILHLAGIVGWNLGANPGLMWLIIYFVIALYYVKRYFDKRELVRLIHEHFENVEQIATSPTIQQNVWRIAITTPTNYYVGRAENGHLTILDEFVNKPIDYEDPVVQTALTDHNIKAFLSFSPVFRYEMSFHDEYTEVRFIDLRYRSRGRYPFVALAQIDDEHGEDLKVLNSYTGWVFTEEKLQNKLSPMESK from the coding sequence TTGGACACTGGAACCCACGTCGTTATGGGCGTCGCCCTTGGAGGGATAGCAACCCTTGACCCTGCTGTGAATTCCGATCCCGCACTCTTCAATGCAGTGCTTATCGGTACGCTCATAGGGTCGCAGGCGCCTGATTCAGACACTGTACTAAAACTAAAAAACAATGCTGTATACATTCGTCATCACCGCGGTATCACGCATTCTATTCCTGCGGTGCTGTTGTGGGGGATAAGTATCCCCAGCCTCATTTATTTATTCACACCAGGAGTGGACTTCCTCCACCTTTGGCTATGGACTTTTCTTGCTGTCATCCTGCATGTATTTGTCGATATTTTCAATGCTTACGGTACTCAAGCTTACCGACCCATTTCGAACCGGTGGGTCGCATACGGGTTCATAAACACTTTCGATCCTTATATTTTCATACTGCACCTGGCAGGGATAGTCGGGTGGAACCTTGGAGCTAATCCTGGCCTCATGTGGCTGATCATTTACTTTGTCATCGCTCTTTACTATGTGAAAAGATATTTTGACAAAAGAGAACTTGTCCGGCTCATTCATGAACATTTCGAAAATGTCGAGCAAATTGCCACATCGCCGACTATCCAGCAGAATGTGTGGCGGATTGCCATTACGACACCGACCAACTATTACGTAGGAAGAGCTGAAAATGGCCATCTCACTATCCTTGACGAATTCGTCAATAAGCCCATCGATTACGAGGATCCAGTCGTACAAACTGCCTTGACCGATCATAATATCAAAGCCTTTTTATCCTTTTCTCCAGTGTTCCGTTATGAAATGAGCTTTCATGATGAGTACACAGAAGTGAGGTTCATCGACTTACGCTACCGTTCCCGCGGACGGTACCCATTCGTCGCCCTCGCACAAATCGATGATGAACATGGAGAGGACCTGAAAGTATTGAATTCCTACACAGGCTGGGTTTTCACCGAAGAAAAACTGCAAAACAAACTCAGCCCAATGGAGTCTAAGTAA
- a CDS encoding YfhJ family protein produces the protein MHEIYQRLAEQLYEKNPQLTIEEARTWVELLWEDFEATRAKAGHDYQGKQMTEQIVVQWINHYGPKLHEFVATNPKYKKMLEKKGYLH, from the coding sequence ATGCACGAAATTTATCAGCGGTTAGCTGAACAATTATATGAGAAGAACCCGCAATTGACGATTGAAGAAGCTAGAACGTGGGTGGAATTGCTTTGGGAAGACTTTGAAGCGACAAGAGCGAAAGCAGGTCATGATTATCAAGGGAAGCAAATGACCGAACAGATCGTTGTGCAGTGGATCAATCATTATGGGCCTAAACTGCACGAATTCGTAGCAACGAACCCAAAGTATAAGAAGATGCTTGAAAAAAAGGGATATTTACATTAA
- the sspK gene encoding small acid-soluble spore protein K, translating into MRNKAKNFPNVKMTHAPDDQSEYLALRPNGKINSKPQERAARSRHRDVNDTGRNYHG; encoded by the coding sequence ATGCGTAATAAGGCTAAAAATTTCCCTAATGTAAAAATGACGCACGCACCGGATGACCAAAGTGAGTACCTCGCTTTACGTCCTAATGGAAAGATCAACAGTAAGCCACAGGAAAGAGCGGCAAGATCCAGACACCGGGACGTCAATGATACAGGGAGGAATTACCATGGGTAA
- a CDS encoding YpzG family protein: protein MGKRNFKTNASAIRSHRSIKHLGSRVNGETEQTQADQITEVQARKRN, encoded by the coding sequence ATGGGTAAGCGTAATTTCAAAACTAATGCCTCTGCTATACGTTCTCATCGCAGTATCAAACATTTAGGCAGTCGAGTGAACGGAGAGACAGAACAGACGCAGGCAGACCAAATCACTGAAGTTCAAGCTAGAAAAAGAAACTAG
- a CDS encoding YfhH family protein encodes MERRYSDYSQNELRQEIAQLTEKAQKAEQMGMVNEFAVHERKIIMAKSYMLDPGVFSAGETYRLEGDPAHVFYIQYMNGIFAWGYRKNNNGEKVSVEEEEALPISMLGEKVT; translated from the coding sequence TTGGAACGACGTTACAGTGATTATAGTCAAAATGAATTAAGACAAGAGATTGCTCAACTAACGGAAAAAGCACAGAAGGCGGAGCAAATGGGAATGGTGAATGAATTTGCTGTCCATGAGCGTAAGATCATCATGGCAAAATCATATATGCTGGATCCTGGGGTCTTTTCAGCAGGTGAAACTTACCGTCTTGAAGGCGATCCTGCTCATGTCTTTTATATTCAATATATGAACGGGATTTTCGCTTGGGGTTACCGTAAAAATAATAACGGAGAAAAAGTGAGTGTAGAAGAGGAAGAGGCATTGCCGATTTCCATGTTAGGAGAAAAAGTAACATAA
- a CDS encoding SDR family NAD(P)-dependent oxidoreductase, with translation MSHVMITGAGTGLGRALAHKYAIEGNTIYLSGRTEKNLLIVQDEIKESGGKAEVLICDISEPASVSEALKQIETLDVLINNAGLGIFGDLAGYTEQDIDKMLDTNVKGTLLMTQYALPKLKQSGGRILNIISTAGLRGKKNESIYCASKFAVRGFTESLQKEWAKENMSATAVYMGGMNTPFWSETKHIDDPERLKGPEVVAEQIFNEDDGREEIIVDR, from the coding sequence ATGAGTCATGTAATGATTACGGGCGCAGGGACAGGACTCGGTCGTGCGTTAGCCCATAAGTACGCTATTGAAGGAAACACCATCTATCTTTCGGGTCGGACAGAAAAAAACCTCTTGATCGTCCAGGATGAAATCAAAGAATCAGGGGGCAAGGCAGAGGTTCTTATTTGTGATATTTCAGAACCTGCATCTGTTTCTGAAGCATTGAAACAAATCGAAACTTTAGATGTATTGATCAATAATGCAGGTCTTGGTATTTTCGGCGATTTAGCTGGTTACACGGAACAAGACATTGATAAGATGCTGGATACGAATGTCAAAGGGACTTTATTAATGACCCAATATGCTTTACCAAAATTAAAGCAATCAGGAGGAAGGATTTTGAACATCATTTCTACTGCAGGCTTGAGAGGTAAAAAGAATGAAAGCATCTACTGTGCAAGTAAATTTGCTGTGCGTGGCTTTACAGAAAGCTTGCAAAAAGAGTGGGCAAAAGAAAACATGTCAGCTACAGCGGTTTATATGGGGGGCATGAACACACCATTCTGGAGTGAAACCAAACACATAGACGACCCCGAGCGTCTAAAAGGCCCGGAAGTTGTTGCCGAACAAATCTTTAATGAAGACGATGGCCGTGAGGAAATAATCGTCGATCGCTAA
- a CDS encoding phosphocarrier protein HPr, with protein sequence MAEQTMKITAAEGVHARPATALVQVAGKYQADVNLEYKGKSVNMKSIMGVMSLGIPNGAEVTFKAEGSDEAEAVEAVVAKAKEEGLGE encoded by the coding sequence ATGGCAGAACAAACAATGAAAATTACAGCCGCTGAAGGAGTGCACGCTCGTCCAGCGACAGCTCTTGTACAAGTAGCAGGGAAATATCAAGCAGATGTGAATCTTGAGTACAAAGGTAAATCCGTGAACATGAAATCCATCATGGGTGTTATGTCTCTTGGTATCCCTAACGGGGCAGAAGTGACTTTCAAAGCGGAAGGTTCTGATGAGGCAGAAGCAGTGGAAGCCGTCGTGGCAAAAGCAAAAGAAGAAGGTCTTGGAGAGTAA
- the ptsG gene encoding glucose-specific PTS transporter subunit IIBC produces MFKNAFGTLQKVGKALMTPVALLPAAGLLLAFGTSFAQDNFVDKVPFFGTPWVQKFLQVMAESGGIVFDNLPLLFAVGVAIGLAKGDGVAGLAAIIGYLIMNVVMGVLGNVDADMTSDPAYAEVLGIPTLQTGVFGGIIVGILAASMYNRFFNIELPQFLGFFAGKRFVPIITAFTSLFLGIIMLGVWPFAQSGLNALSHLMLEGNQTISAFFFGLIERSLIPFGLHHIFYSPFWFEFGSYTNAAGEVIRGDQTIFFEQLKDGVEFTAGTFMVGKFPFMMFGLPAAALAIYHTAKPERKKVVGGIMASAALTSFLTGITEPIEFSFLFVAPLLFAIHAVFAGFSFMIMEILGVKIGQTFSGGLIDFILFGVMPNRTDWWWVIIVGLVFSVIYYFGFRWAILKFNLATPGREDEAEDEEDDGEVGDLPFEILEAMGGQKNIDHLDACITRLRVSVNDKEGVNKNRLKKLGASGVMEVGNNIQAIFGPVSDTLRGQMQDIIDGKTPRSREDVSEIVNEKKEAEPPVTKGELEFVSPIKGRIMQITEVPDQVFSGKMMGDGFAIEPEDGKIVSPINGKVLNVFPTKHAIGLEADNGMEILIHIGIDTVSLKGEGFTDKIAEGDEVKQGQSLMEVDLNYLKENAPSVVTPIVFTNLQEGQSVNVKASGQVNHNDPDIIEIKE; encoded by the coding sequence ATGTTCAAGAATGCTTTCGGCACCTTGCAAAAAGTCGGTAAAGCGTTGATGACCCCTGTAGCCCTGTTACCAGCGGCCGGACTGCTGCTTGCTTTTGGTACAAGCTTTGCGCAAGATAATTTCGTTGATAAAGTGCCCTTTTTCGGGACTCCATGGGTACAAAAATTCCTGCAGGTAATGGCTGAATCCGGTGGGATAGTCTTTGATAACCTGCCGTTATTATTTGCCGTCGGTGTAGCAATCGGCTTAGCCAAAGGGGATGGGGTAGCAGGACTCGCTGCCATTATCGGTTACTTGATTATGAATGTCGTCATGGGTGTCTTAGGTAACGTAGATGCCGACATGACATCAGATCCTGCCTATGCAGAAGTGTTAGGAATACCCACACTGCAAACTGGCGTCTTCGGTGGTATCATTGTCGGTATATTAGCCGCCTCGATGTATAATCGGTTTTTCAATATAGAATTGCCACAGTTCTTAGGGTTCTTTGCTGGTAAGCGTTTCGTGCCGATCATTACAGCTTTTACTTCATTGTTCTTAGGAATAATCATGCTGGGTGTTTGGCCTTTTGCCCAATCCGGGCTTAATGCATTATCTCACTTGATGTTAGAAGGGAACCAGACGATTTCAGCCTTTTTCTTTGGCTTGATTGAACGATCATTGATTCCATTCGGCTTACACCATATTTTCTATTCGCCATTCTGGTTTGAGTTCGGTAGCTATACGAATGCAGCGGGAGAAGTCATTCGTGGTGACCAAACGATTTTCTTTGAACAATTAAAAGATGGCGTTGAATTCACAGCAGGTACATTCATGGTCGGTAAGTTTCCGTTCATGATGTTCGGTCTACCCGCTGCAGCGCTGGCTATTTATCATACGGCGAAGCCAGAACGTAAGAAAGTAGTAGGGGGGATCATGGCATCCGCTGCCTTGACTTCATTCCTGACAGGGATTACAGAACCAATTGAGTTCTCCTTCCTATTCGTAGCTCCACTATTGTTTGCGATTCACGCTGTTTTCGCTGGTTTCTCCTTCATGATCATGGAAATTCTTGGAGTGAAAATCGGCCAAACATTCTCTGGTGGTTTGATTGACTTCATTCTATTCGGAGTCATGCCGAACCGTACAGACTGGTGGTGGGTCATCATCGTCGGCCTGGTATTCTCTGTGATTTACTACTTCGGATTCCGCTGGGCGATCCTCAAGTTCAACTTGGCGACTCCAGGACGCGAGGATGAAGCAGAAGACGAGGAGGATGATGGAGAAGTAGGCGACCTGCCTTTCGAAATTCTGGAGGCGATGGGCGGTCAGAAGAATATCGACCACTTGGATGCATGTATTACAAGGTTACGTGTTTCTGTAAATGATAAGGAAGGCGTCAATAAGAACCGATTGAAGAAACTCGGAGCATCTGGAGTTATGGAAGTCGGAAACAATATCCAGGCGATTTTCGGTCCTGTGTCTGATACATTGCGTGGTCAAATGCAAGATATCATTGATGGTAAAACACCTCGTTCCAGAGAAGATGTTTCAGAGATCGTAAACGAGAAGAAAGAAGCAGAACCTCCTGTAACAAAAGGAGAATTGGAATTTGTCAGCCCGATCAAAGGGAGAATCATGCAGATCACCGAAGTGCCGGATCAGGTTTTCTCAGGTAAAATGATGGGTGATGGCTTTGCAATTGAGCCGGAAGATGGTAAGATAGTTTCGCCGATCAACGGTAAAGTTCTTAACGTATTCCCTACAAAGCATGCCATTGGTCTCGAAGCAGATAATGGAATGGAAATCTTAATCCATATCGGTATCGATACAGTCAGCTTGAAAGGGGAAGGTTTTACAGATAAAATTGCTGAAGGTGACGAAGTGAAGCAAGGGCAGTCATTGATGGAAGTTGATTTGAACTATCTCAAAGAAAACGCGCCATCAGTTGTAACACCGATTGTATTCACCAACCTTCAAGAAGGTCAGTCTGTAAACGTTAAAGCTTCAGGTCAAGTCAATCACAATGATCCAGATATCATTGAAATCAAAGAATAA
- the glcT gene encoding glucose PTS transporter transcription antiterminator GlcT — MEQQLKIEKILNNNVLIAAHPTFEEVVLIGKGIGFNRKKGDDISFDKADKTFLLSNEREKEQYVNLLPYIDEKLIDFMNDVLHHVESRMGQELNQHIHVALTDHLAFAINRAKQNLQFSNPFLLEIESLYPKEYQVAMEVVTLIYDEMGIQFPDGEVGFIALHIHSAVTDKTLREINRHNQLISKLVKIVEDTMQVSIDKNSVDYHRLVQHLHRAIDRVYQDENVGDEIRLAKMLKEEYPVCYNLAWKLIKVMQKQLNKPVDESEAIYLTIHLQRLTHKS, encoded by the coding sequence ATGGAGCAACAATTAAAAATAGAAAAAATATTGAATAATAACGTCCTCATTGCCGCCCACCCGACCTTTGAAGAAGTGGTGCTGATAGGAAAAGGCATCGGTTTTAACCGAAAGAAAGGCGATGATATTTCTTTCGATAAAGCAGACAAAACCTTTTTGTTAAGTAATGAGCGTGAAAAAGAACAATATGTCAACTTGCTCCCATACATAGACGAGAAGCTCATTGATTTCATGAACGATGTCCTTCATCATGTTGAATCAAGAATGGGACAAGAGCTTAATCAACACATACATGTGGCATTGACTGACCACTTGGCTTTCGCCATCAATCGTGCTAAACAGAATCTCCAGTTCTCCAATCCATTTTTGTTGGAAATCGAGTCTCTTTATCCGAAAGAGTATCAAGTGGCTATGGAAGTCGTAACACTGATCTATGATGAAATGGGGATTCAATTCCCTGATGGGGAAGTAGGTTTCATTGCTCTTCACATTCATAGTGCTGTAACAGACAAAACGTTGCGTGAGATCAATAGACATAATCAGCTCATATCGAAGCTTGTGAAGATAGTGGAAGATACAATGCAAGTTTCCATTGATAAAAACAGTGTCGATTACCATCGGTTAGTCCAGCATTTGCACCGGGCTATTGACAGGGTATATCAAGATGAAAATGTAGGGGACGAAATTCGTTTAGCAAAGATGTTGAAGGAAGAATACCCAGTGTGCTATAATTTAGCATGGAAATTGATAAAAGTGATGCAAAAACAGCTGAATAAACCTGTAGATGAATCGGAAGCGATTTATTTGACGATTCACTTACAACGTTTAACCCATAAATCCTAA
- a CDS encoding HAD family hydrolase translates to MSESGFVMYNHLGIQNTIGKFGEEIIMIKLFVTDLDGTLLGMDHYIKHEDVDALKQMIEQGTPLAVASGRMDHEIAEVLKRVGVNGHRVSQNGAFVFDDSDKEIHSKTFESELAKRILEAIDDEPMIKTVSTAKETFTKEHNEWIDIISAQMFHDIIVNPEVKEQIGASITPSKITLHGKEKDVVAAAEKIADTFGDEIDSFISHETCVDMMPKSINKQSGLRHLMEGLGLKADEIACVGDSFNDLSMFEMTPHSYAMSAAHPEVKANAAHTVDHVHKAIEDLEKKGLLYKKEQAADV, encoded by the coding sequence TTGTCAGAAAGCGGTTTCGTCATGTACAATCATCTAGGTATTCAGAATACAATCGGGAAATTCGGAGAGGAGATTATTATGATCAAACTGTTCGTTACAGATCTTGACGGCACATTACTAGGAATGGATCACTATATAAAGCATGAAGATGTTGATGCTTTGAAACAAATGATTGAACAAGGGACACCCCTGGCAGTCGCTTCTGGGAGAATGGATCACGAAATCGCTGAAGTATTGAAAAGAGTAGGTGTTAATGGTCACCGGGTCAGTCAAAACGGCGCCTTTGTGTTTGATGATAGTGACAAAGAGATTCACTCTAAGACATTTGAGAGTGAATTAGCTAAACGCATTTTAGAAGCCATCGATGATGAGCCGATGATCAAAACCGTGTCTACTGCAAAAGAAACATTCACAAAAGAACATAATGAATGGATCGATATAATATCTGCACAAATGTTCCATGACATCATCGTAAATCCGGAAGTTAAAGAGCAAATCGGAGCTTCCATCACTCCATCCAAAATCACATTGCATGGTAAAGAAAAAGACGTTGTAGCTGCTGCCGAAAAAATAGCCGATACATTCGGTGATGAAATTGACAGCTTCATTTCTCATGAAACCTGTGTGGATATGATGCCGAAATCCATTAACAAGCAAAGCGGCCTACGCCATTTGATGGAGGGTCTGGGGCTAAAAGCGGATGAAATCGCTTGTGTCGGAGATTCATTTAACGACTTAAGTATGTTTGAAATGACACCTCACAGCTATGCTATGTCAGCCGCTCATCCTGAAGTCAAAGCAAACGCCGCCCATACAGTCGATCATGTCCATAAAGCGATCGAAGATTTAGAGAAAAAAGGATTACTCTATAAAAAAGAACAAGCTGCTGACGTATAA
- a CDS encoding NUDIX hydrolase, with the protein MIYKKEIITIYPEDYERVTQFFHKYELPLHLGHGARLIGRYKTEESNEVTCLWEYDSHEEFHNIQEKMKQSDLYRKAMKEREDIEQLFLEVKVEMLEKTGDYHFPKYIVSVSAFVTNDAGEVLLVKNEHREDTYEMPGGRVEYGESLITAVKREVIEETGVKVEIDGVTGVYHNISRDIVCIVFKGHQKSGVPRPLPGETKEALFKDVHSIDLTKWVTRDQFRVRIFDAMQKEAGPVESYHVRPYGIVDRLPK; encoded by the coding sequence ATGATTTATAAAAAAGAAATCATCACCATATACCCGGAGGATTATGAAAGAGTCACTCAATTTTTTCATAAGTATGAACTTCCGCTCCACCTTGGGCATGGAGCCAGGCTTATTGGAAGGTATAAGACAGAGGAAAGTAATGAGGTCACATGTTTGTGGGAGTACGATTCTCATGAGGAATTTCATAACATTCAGGAAAAAATGAAGCAATCAGATCTATACAGGAAAGCAATGAAAGAGAGGGAAGATATCGAACAGCTTTTTCTGGAAGTTAAAGTGGAGATGCTTGAGAAGACAGGGGACTATCATTTTCCGAAATATATCGTCTCTGTATCTGCTTTTGTCACAAATGATGCAGGAGAAGTACTCCTTGTTAAAAATGAACATAGAGAAGATACATATGAAATGCCTGGTGGGCGTGTAGAGTATGGGGAAAGCCTTATAACCGCTGTGAAAAGGGAAGTTATAGAAGAAACAGGTGTCAAAGTGGAAATCGACGGAGTTACAGGTGTATATCACAATATTTCCAGAGACATTGTCTGCATTGTTTTTAAAGGACATCAGAAGAGTGGAGTGCCGCGCCCCTTACCTGGTGAAACAAAAGAAGCTCTCTTCAAAGATGTGCATTCCATTGATCTCACAAAATGGGTGACGAGAGATCAATTCCGTGTAAGGATTTTTGATGCCATGCAAAAAGAAGCGGGGCCTGTAGAGAGTTATCATGTACGCCCTTATGGAATCGTAGACCGTTTGCCAAAATAG
- the recX gene encoding recombination regulator RecX: MAKLTRITTQKKHKSRYNIFLDHGKGEEYGFSVEEDVLIEHRLQKNMDLDEATIQALIQTDTLHKSYTLAINYLSYRMRSEKEIRDYLKGKETDPEHIDEIVTRLKNDRLIDDQEFANSLVRTRVMTSSKGPLLVKKDLLEKGVAAPKAEEAILQYSFDQQYDKALKFAEKKLKSDGRKSHRQQIQNVHQTLMQKGFQGDVIQEVLANLPEEEDEDAEWEAVVYQGEKLLRKFQSKAEGYELKQKVKSGLYRKGFTFDLIDRFIDEYVEG; the protein is encoded by the coding sequence ATGGCAAAACTTACGCGAATTACTACCCAGAAAAAGCATAAAAGCCGATACAACATTTTTTTAGACCATGGAAAAGGGGAGGAGTATGGTTTCAGTGTCGAAGAGGATGTCTTAATCGAACATCGTCTTCAAAAGAATATGGACCTTGATGAAGCGACTATCCAAGCACTCATCCAAACAGATACGCTACATAAATCATATACCCTTGCCATCAATTATTTAAGCTACCGTATGCGCTCTGAAAAAGAGATACGGGATTATCTCAAGGGAAAAGAAACGGATCCTGAACATATTGATGAGATTGTCACCCGCTTGAAAAATGACCGGTTAATAGACGATCAGGAGTTTGCTAATTCTTTAGTAAGGACGAGGGTGATGACCTCCAGCAAAGGACCGCTCCTCGTAAAAAAAGATTTACTGGAAAAAGGCGTTGCTGCCCCCAAAGCAGAGGAAGCGATTCTTCAGTATTCCTTCGATCAGCAGTATGACAAGGCGCTCAAATTCGCTGAAAAGAAATTGAAAAGCGATGGACGTAAATCTCATCGTCAGCAAATCCAAAATGTGCACCAGACCCTGATGCAAAAAGGCTTCCAAGGGGATGTCATTCAAGAAGTTTTGGCCAATCTGCCTGAAGAAGAGGATGAAGATGCAGAATGGGAGGCTGTCGTGTATCAAGGAGAGAAACTGTTGCGTAAGTTTCAGTCCAAAGCTGAAGGATATGAACTGAAGCAGAAAGTGAAATCAGGGCTTTATAGAAAAGGATTTACATTCGATTTAATCGATCGTTTCATAGATGAATATGTTGAAGGATAA
- a CDS encoding TIGR01777 family oxidoreductase — MKIAITGGTGFVGNHLTSQLKKEGHHVYILTRSPEKHSDSERVTHVGWLKEEHKPEEHLPSLHAIVNLAGESLNSGRWTEERKQSILNSRIQATEGVLDLIARLPEKPEVLINASAVGYYGQSKTKSFTEETTKPGNDFLANVVVEWEERASKASEKGIRTAFVRFGLILGEEGALPKMVLPYKLMIGGNLGTGEQWMSWVHIDDVVGLIEFVLHNKNIHGPLNGTAPNPKRNKDFGHTLGEVLNRPHWLTAPSFALKTALGDMSTLLLNGQSVIPKKAITEGYTFKYPDLKPALHAILSK; from the coding sequence ATGAAAATCGCTATTACTGGTGGAACTGGATTTGTAGGCAATCATTTGACTTCACAACTAAAAAAAGAAGGGCATCATGTGTACATACTGACAAGGAGTCCTGAAAAACATTCAGACTCTGAGCGTGTCACTCATGTCGGTTGGCTTAAGGAAGAACATAAGCCCGAAGAGCACCTTCCTTCTTTGCATGCGATTGTAAACCTTGCAGGGGAATCATTGAACAGCGGGCGTTGGACAGAAGAACGCAAACAATCTATATTGAATAGCCGTATTCAGGCGACTGAAGGTGTTCTTGACCTGATCGCACGTTTACCTGAGAAGCCGGAAGTTCTTATCAATGCTTCTGCGGTCGGGTATTATGGCCAATCAAAAACGAAGAGTTTCACAGAGGAAACAACAAAACCAGGGAATGATTTTCTTGCCAATGTTGTAGTTGAGTGGGAAGAACGAGCATCAAAAGCGTCCGAAAAAGGGATAAGGACAGCTTTTGTACGTTTTGGACTTATTTTAGGAGAAGAAGGTGCTTTACCTAAAATGGTCCTTCCTTATAAACTCATGATCGGTGGTAACTTAGGTACAGGAGAACAATGGATGTCCTGGGTCCACATTGATGACGTGGTCGGGTTGATAGAATTTGTCCTTCACAACAAAAATATCCATGGCCCTCTAAATGGTACTGCCCCGAACCCAAAAAGAAATAAAGATTTCGGTCACACGCTTGGTGAGGTATTGAATCGGCCACATTGGCTGACCGCTCCTTCGTTCGCTTTAAAAACTGCTCTTGGTGATATGAGCACACTCCTTTTAAACGGTCAATCCGTCATACCAAAAAAAGCGATTACAGAAGGGTATACATTCAAATATCCTGATTTGAAACCCGCATTACACGCTATCCTTTCCAAGTGA
- a CDS encoding amidohydrolase, with translation MNTIIKNINIHPITSKEIKNGFVHVIDGKIHDYGQTIEFPDHAEYIDGRGKDLYPGFIDVHTHLGLYDEGTGWAGSDANETIEAITPHLRAIDGAHPLDPAFFSARKAGVTTAHIMPGSANMIGGTTSVIKTVGHTINHMILRPTAGLKLALGENPKRIHSQSKNASITRLGIMGTLRETFYAAMKNTEHDLRVQPILQALNKEIPVRIHAHRADDIITALRFADEFDLDLRIEHCTEGHLIVDELAGRDLQVSVGPTFTRASKIELRNKTWQTYKILHDHGIKVSITTDHPYTPIQYLNICAALAAREGLDIEDALRGITITPAKNLGVDDRVGSIEKGKDADLVLWSGHPFEYLSKPIWTMINGKMVYFQE, from the coding sequence ATGAACACAATCATAAAGAACATCAATATCCACCCCATCACTTCCAAGGAGATCAAAAACGGCTTTGTACATGTGATTGATGGAAAGATCCATGATTATGGTCAGACGATTGAATTCCCTGATCACGCAGAATATATTGATGGAAGAGGCAAGGATTTATATCCTGGTTTTATTGATGTCCACACACACCTTGGACTCTATGATGAAGGCACAGGGTGGGCGGGCAGTGATGCAAATGAAACCATTGAAGCCATTACTCCGCATTTGCGCGCTATCGATGGAGCACACCCTCTTGACCCTGCCTTTTTTTCAGCTCGGAAAGCGGGGGTTACTACAGCCCACATCATGCCGGGCAGTGCTAATATGATTGGTGGCACAACATCAGTCATCAAGACTGTCGGACATACCATTAACCATATGATTTTAAGACCGACAGCTGGTTTGAAATTGGCTTTAGGTGAGAACCCGAAGCGCATCCATTCCCAATCCAAAAATGCGTCCATCACCCGCCTCGGAATCATGGGGACTCTTCGAGAAACTTTTTATGCGGCAATGAAAAATACGGAGCATGATTTACGTGTCCAGCCCATTCTCCAGGCCTTGAATAAAGAAATTCCTGTACGGATTCATGCCCACCGCGCAGACGATATCATTACAGCCCTTCGCTTCGCTGATGAATTCGATCTCGACCTGCGAATCGAACACTGTACAGAAGGGCACCTGATCGTGGATGAATTAGCAGGGAGAGACTTGCAAGTATCTGTAGGTCCCACATTTACGCGGGCGTCTAAGATTGAACTCCGCAATAAGACATGGCAAACCTATAAAATCCTGCATGACCATGGAATCAAAGTATCTATAACGACAGATCATCCTTACACTCCTATACAATACTTGAATATTTGTGCAGCATTAGCCGCTCGCGAGGGGTTGGACATTGAAGATGCATTGAGAGGGATTACCATTACTCCAGCCAAAAACTTAGGTGTCGATGATCGCGTAGGCTCTATAGAAAAAGGAAAGGATGCCGACCTTGTTTTATGGAGCGGCCATCCTTTTGAATACTTATCAAAACCGATTTGGACGATGATTAACGGGAAGATGGTATATTTCCAAGAATAA